Part of the Caulifigura coniformis genome, TCGCTGCAGGTAGCCTGCGAGGAGCGCGGAGATGAGGATTCCGGCCAGCGTGACGCAGAGGATGAGGAGCATGTGCTCCTGGGCCTCGGCCCACAGGCGGTCGGCCGTGACGTGCAGGCGGACCTGCCCGATCACTCCGGCGGAACTTCGGACGGGCCGGGAGACGATCAGTCGCTCGGAGCCGAACAGCAGAGGGCTCGACTGGCCGGAGATGTCTCCGACGGGATTGGCGGCGAATTCGACGACGAGCCGGTCGTGGGCGTCGCGGAGTTCGGCCGAGATGACGCTGGGGTCTTTGGTGATGACCTGCAGGGCCTTCAGGGCTTCGTTGGGGTCGTGGTCCTCGAGGGCCCGTTTGCAGCCTTCGCCGACGACGCCGGCGAGGGCGCCGTAGAAACGCTCGATCGACTGCTGGATGTTCCGAATGTCGTACATCGCCAGGGCCATGGCCATGAGCGACAGCGCCAGCACGCTCGTCACTGCTCCGAAGAGCGTGAGCTTGCGGCTGATCGACAGTCGGTTCAACAACTGCATGAACGACCCGGTGGATGGAAATGTGGCCCCGGACGGCCGGACCGCAGTCCCGCCGCACCTTGCCTGAACGGTAGGTCAAGAAAAGTCGACGTGCCCGGCTCTCATCCACTCAGGCCAGTAATTTGTGGTGTTCGGGAATCGGGGACGGGGATTCCCGCAACCGCCAGGCGGAACAAGCGTTAAAGTCGGCATTCTCGCCCCCGTCTCGCTCCCCGGTCCGCGGGGGCGTGATTGCGTCGCGGAATCGGGCCTTCTAAACTCCCGTGTTCTGCATTTTCCCTTGCGGAATCGCATTTCTTTCAGCGTCTGACACGACCGGCCGTCCGCCCATGTTCGAAGGCATTACGAACGCCCTGACCGATGTTCTTGGCAGCTTCCGCGGCCAGCTCACGGAGTCGAACATCCGCGACGGGATGGGGAAGGTCCGGAATGCGCTTCTGGAGGCCGACGTCGCCTACGACGTGGCCAAGGCGTTCTGCGACCGCGTCGTTGAGGAGGCGGTCGGTGAGAAGGTCCTGAAATCGCTGCGCCCCGAACAGCAGATCGTGGGCATCGTGTTCCAGGAACTCGTCAACCTGATGGGGCCGGTCGATCACTCGATCGAGGTCCGCCGCGGCGAGACGACGGTCCTGATGATGTGCGGCCTGCAGGGGTCGGGAAAAACGACCACCTGCGGCAAGCTGGCGAGAATGCTGAAGGAGCAGGGCGCCAAGCCGATGCTGGTCGCGGCGGATCTCCAGCGTCCTGCCGCCATCGAGCAGCTGAAGGTGATCGGCGAGCAGATCGGCGTGCCGGTCTACTCCGAGGACCCGGCGAAGTCGAACCCGGTGCAGGTCTGCGTGAACGGCCGGAAAGCGGCCGGCCAGCAGGGCTGCAACCTGCTGATTCTCGATACGGCCGGGCGTCTGCATGTCGACGACGCGCTCATGAAAGAGCTGCAGGAGATCGACAACAAGCTGATGCCGCACCAGTGCCTGCTGGTGTGCGATGCGATGACGGGGCAGGACGCGGTGAAATCGGCGGCCGCCTTCAATGAGGCGCTCGAGCTCGATGGTGTCATCTTCACGAAGCTCGACGGCGACACCCGGGGCGGGGCCGTGCTGTCGGTGAAGGAAGTCACGGGCGTGCCGATCAAGTTCGTCGGCATGGGCGAACAGCTCGACAAGCTCGAGCCGTTTCATGCCGACCGCATGGCGCAGCGGATCCTCGGGCAGGGAGACGTGGCCACGCTGCTGGAAACGGCGCAGAAGGTTCTCGACCAGGATGAAATGGCCCGCCAGCAGGAGAAGATGCTGGCCGGGAAGTTCACGCTCGACGACTTCCTGAAGTCGATGGAGCAGATCACGAAGATGGGACCGATGAAGTCCCTGATGAAGATGATCCCGGGGATGGGGCAGCTGTCCCAGGCGATCGATGAAGCGCAGGGGATGGACCCGGACAAGGACGTGAAGCGTCTGCGGGCGATGATCCAGTCGATGACGCTGGATGAGCGGCAGAACCCGGACAAGATCGACCGGTCCCGCAAGAGCCGTATCGCCTCGGGAAGCGGGACCGAGCCGCAGCAGGTGACCGAACTGCTCAAGCAGTTCAAGACCATGTCGGGCATGATGCAGAAGATGGCCGGGCTGAGCATGATGGACCGCTTCAAGGCGGTGCGGGGAATGGAATCGGAACTGATGAATCCGGCCGGTCCGGCATTCCAGCGCGAGAAGCAGCGGAGCAAGCGGGGCCCCGAGCTGCGCGACCAGTTCCGCGACAAGAAGAAGGACGCCCGCAAGTCGGCCAAGGCCCAGAAGAAGAAGAACCGCAAGAAATAGGTCGCGCTTCAGAGCCGCAGTGGACCGGCAGGAGGGGAGAGGCCGTTTCGCGCGGGCTGCAGGGGCTGCCGGTGATCCGGCCTGAAGCGAATGTCCGGACTCACGGCTGCGGCGCTCGTTCTGATTCTCTGGCGGCCCTGATTGTCTGGCGGCAGGGACTGCCGGAGCGGTGGCTGAAGGTGCTGGTTTCAGACGGGCGGAGGTGGAAATCGCCGGGCCCGGGGCGCGGGCCGGGCTGATGACTCTTGACGAAGGCGGCGATCCTGACACAATCTGCGATTCGCGCCGCGCCCGGATTGCGTTCGGGATGCGGCGTGAGCGTTTGCATGCGTGTCGCAGGCGACGATCAGAGTTTCTCAGGTCGACGGCGTTTCAGACGGCTGCCCTGGTTTGGCCCGGATCTCGGGCCGCAGCGGGTCTGAACAGACCGTACCGAGCTTGGAGTCAGAAGTGGCAGTTCGTATTCGTATGAAGCGTATCGGGCGGACTCACCGTCCGTTCTACCGGATCTGCGTGATGCACCAGCAGAACGCCCGCGACGGCAAGGCCATTGAAGAGGTCGGCACGTACGACCCGATGGTGGCCGACAAGTCGAAGCGCGTCGTCCTCAAGATGGACCGGATCGACCACTGGGTCAGCGTCGGCGCCCAGCCGTCCGACAAGGTCGCGGTCCTGATCAAGAAGGTGAAGACGGGCAATTTCGGCACCGCGAAGGCTCCGGCTCCGATGCTGGCTCCGAAGGAACGGCCGAAGCCGGCACCCGCCGAGGAAGCCCCGGCTGCGGAAGCACCGGCTACGGAAGGGGAAGCCGCCGAGGCTCCGGCCGAGAGCTGATTCCGGCGAGTATCGACGATTCGATCACGACTCGCGCTGCAAAATGCAGCGCGAGTTTTTTTGTGCCCGGTGCAATCAGCGTGAAACAGGCTCGGCGTGCTTGTTTTCAACTGTTGAACCGATAAGTTGGCGTCGATGGATTCGCTGGTGTCCATCGTGGGTTGCTGTTGATTACGGGTTGCTTGAGTACGCGTCGCTGAGCGTCTGCTTCTTTGGAGGGTTGCTACCGAAGGGTCTCTATTCCTTTCTCGTTCTTCGAAAGGCCGCGTCATGTCACGTCTTCGCTCTCGGAAGTGTCGGATAGGCTTTACTCTGATCGAACTGCTGGTGGTGATCGCGATCATCGCGATCCTGATTGCTCTGTTGCTGCCCGCTGTGCAGCAGGCCCGCGAGGCCGCCCGGCGGACTCAGTGCAAGAACAATCTCAAACAGCTGGGATTGGCAATGCACAACTACCACGACGTGGCCAACGTCGTGGCTTTCAACTATGGCGCGTGTTGTGCACCCACGACCAACGGGCAGCAGAGCACCTGGATCCGCGGAATCCTGCCTTACATCGAACAGGCCGCGATCTATAACCAGATCGACTTCAATTACGGCACTGGCAACGATCCACGCGCAGGCACTGCGACCGATCCGGCATTGATGCCGATGCCGAGCAACGGCGCGATTGCCCGCCAGTCGTTCCCGGCACTGACTTGCCCCAGCGACAATCACAATGGAAGGATGGGATCGCGCGCGAACGCCTCGGCCGGCGGCCACGAGTACGGCGTCATGAACTACAAGGGCGTTGCGGGGGCCAACTGGAATCAGGGGCAGTACGCGATGGCCGCTGG contains:
- the rpsP gene encoding 30S ribosomal protein S16; translation: MAVRIRMKRIGRTHRPFYRICVMHQQNARDGKAIEEVGTYDPMVADKSKRVVLKMDRIDHWVSVGAQPSDKVAVLIKKVKTGNFGTAKAPAPMLAPKERPKPAPAEEAPAAEAPATEGEAAEAPAES
- a CDS encoding DUF1559 domain-containing protein, which codes for MSRLRSRKCRIGFTLIELLVVIAIIAILIALLLPAVQQAREAARRTQCKNNLKQLGLAMHNYHDVANVVAFNYGACCAPTTNGQQSTWIRGILPYIEQAAIYNQIDFNYGTGNDPRAGTATDPALMPMPSNGAIARQSFPALTCPSDNHNGRMGSRANASAGGHEYGVMNYKGVAGANWNQGQYAMAAGNPYLTTKWGSSGDLFGHAGNGMIHPGRAAARPAATKFGDVSDGLSNTLMIGETVPRWCTHTWWWNPNATTGTCAIPLNAVDSTCTVAGFNPANPKEQSLTLCWGYWQGNYSFFSRHTGGGHFAMGDGSVKFVSENIDLSVYRNAATIGNGEASSIE
- the ffh gene encoding signal recognition particle protein encodes the protein MFEGITNALTDVLGSFRGQLTESNIRDGMGKVRNALLEADVAYDVAKAFCDRVVEEAVGEKVLKSLRPEQQIVGIVFQELVNLMGPVDHSIEVRRGETTVLMMCGLQGSGKTTTCGKLARMLKEQGAKPMLVAADLQRPAAIEQLKVIGEQIGVPVYSEDPAKSNPVQVCVNGRKAAGQQGCNLLILDTAGRLHVDDALMKELQEIDNKLMPHQCLLVCDAMTGQDAVKSAAAFNEALELDGVIFTKLDGDTRGGAVLSVKEVTGVPIKFVGMGEQLDKLEPFHADRMAQRILGQGDVATLLETAQKVLDQDEMARQQEKMLAGKFTLDDFLKSMEQITKMGPMKSLMKMIPGMGQLSQAIDEAQGMDPDKDVKRLRAMIQSMTLDERQNPDKIDRSRKSRIASGSGTEPQQVTELLKQFKTMSGMMQKMAGLSMMDRFKAVRGMESELMNPAGPAFQREKQRSKRGPELRDQFRDKKKDARKSAKAQKKKNRKK